The Porphyrobacter sp. LM 6 sequence GTCGAGTTCGGCCTCATTGGCGTGATCGAGGCGCACCGCCAAAGTGACATCGGCGCCGAGCCGCTCCGGGTCGAAGCGGATCCGCCAGCGATGCCGACCGTCATCGAGGGTCTGGCAGCGGGCGAGGACCAGACTGACCGCAAGTTCACCATTGATCCGTAAAAGGTCGGTCTTGCTGTCGCGCTCGACTGCGCCGCCAACTTCGGCAATGGCGGCCTGGGTGCGGTCGATGATTTCGGGATGCATCGCGCGCAGGCGCCGGTTCAGTTCCGTCTGTTCACGGTTGAGATTAGCGCGGTAGCCAATCAGTTCATAAGCGCGGCCCAGCGAACCAAAGCGGCTGCGATAGGCGGCTGCCGACGGCATGTCGCCTGCCTGATCGATCAGGAACCCGGACAACTCCCCAGCTTCAGCATAAAGCCGGCGCAGATGCTCCAACAGCTCTTCATCGGACAGCCTCTGACTGCGCGCCGTTATGATTTCCTGCGCGGTCATGAATACTTCGATCGGCACGATCCCGTCGAAGGCGCCCTCCTTGCGGATCCACATGTCGGGCGGATTGTCGACATGGGTCTTTTTGAGTTTGAAGGAGCTACGATTGAAAACGTTGTTGCCGATGTACTTCTCGTTGGTCAGTACCGTCCGCACGGCTGAGGGCGACCAAGGCCGCTCCAAGTCGGACATCACGCCTGCGAGGTTCAGCCGCTCGGCGATTTCGGCAAACGTCAGATCCTCCTCGATCAGCCAGCGGTACATCTCGTGGACTTGGGCCACCTCTTCTTCGGGACCCGGCATCAGGATGACGCGATCGGTTTGCAGGGATTTGTGCTCGCCCCGCTTCAGTTCGCTTTTGATGTTGCCGCGTTCATCGATCAGCACGCGGCGCAGGCCAAAGCCAGCGGCACCGCCTTGGCGAAACCCCAGCTCAATCAGCCGGCACTGGCCGGCAAAGACTTTCGCGGAGAGTTCGCGGCTGTATTCACCGGCCATGGCGCGTTTGACGCCTTTGACTATAGTCGAAACAGGCGAGCCGTCGTTTTCGAACTGCTCGGCGCAATAGGCGACCTGAATGCCCGCGCGTTTGCAGATGTATTCGTAATAGGCGCTCTCGTCGGCATCCTGGAAGCGGCCCCAGCGGCTGACATCATAGACCAAGATGACGTTGAAATCGGCCTTGCCGGTCTCGACGTCAGAAATCAGCCGCTGGAGAGATGCCCGGCCGCCAAAGGACAGGCCGCTTTTGCCATCGTCAGCATAGGTCCGCACGATCTCGATGCCCCGCCGTTCGGCATATTCCTTGATCGTGTCGGCCTGGTTGAGAGTGGAGTACTGCTGGTGCTCGGTCGACATGCGAACGTATTGCGCTGCGCGGAATGTCCCCTGCATGTCGTTCATTACCAGCAACTCGCCTCCTGATGTCTTCGGGTCAGGCGGTGTTTGCTCGGGGCGGCGACGCTAGCAACTCAATTCAAGATATTCACCATTACTTTCAATGGAATGGCTGGGGTTCAGTTTGATATTACTTGATGCGCACCTGATCTGAGTTGACTTCTTTCGGCAATCCAAGCACGTCGTTCATCTATGAACGAGATTGCTCTTGCCGCTGCAAAACCCCTAGCGAGCGTGACGCAGCCATGGTTTGTGGTTCAGCTCAAGCCGAACGCCGAAGCCATCGCGAAGCGCAATCTCCTGCGGCAGGGCATGCAGATCTTCGCGCCCTTTGAGGAAGTGACCGCCCGCAAGGCACGCAAGCTGGTTCAGGCCTGCAAGGCGTTGTTCCCGGGATATCTCTTTGTCAGCTTCGACCAAGAGGCGGTTCGATGGCGAACGGTGAACAGCACCCTTGGGGTCAGTCGGCTGGTGAGCTTTGCCGAAGACAGACCTGCGCAAGTGCCGCTCGGGCTGATTTCAAGCCTGATGCGTCGCTGCGACCCGGCCGGCAAATTGCTCCCGCCACGATTCCTGCATGGCGGCGATGTCGTGCGCGTGACCAATGGTCCGTTTGCCAACTTCATCGGAACCGTCGAGCAGATCGCACCCGATCAGCGGATCTGGGTTCTTCTCGACATCCTTGGCAAAAATACCCGCGTGGCCATCAGGTCTGCTGATTTACGTCTCGCTGGCTGATAGAGGCGGCCTCATGGCTGGCCAACAACGCTTTCGAATCCCCATCATGCGCTTCGTGTTTTTCGGGGCGGTGCTGTTTGCGGTGATCATGGCGAGTTTGCCGCAGCCTCCGCAAATTCCAGGCCAGCCGTCCGACAAGGTGCAGCACATCATTGCCTTTGCGGTGCTGACACTTCTGGCCCGGTCGGCCTATCCAGCCACAAAGCGTTGGAGGCTCTTCGTCAGCCTTGCATTCCTGGGCGCGTTGATCGAAGCGGTCCAGGCAATCCCTATGCTGCACCGCGATGCCAGCCTGCACGACTGGCTGGCCGACTGCGGCGCAGTCGCTGTAACCATGGGT is a genomic window containing:
- the nusG gene encoding transcription termination/antitermination protein NusG, with translation MNEIALAAAKPLASVTQPWFVVQLKPNAEAIAKRNLLRQGMQIFAPFEEVTARKARKLVQACKALFPGYLFVSFDQEAVRWRTVNSTLGVSRLVSFAEDRPAQVPLGLISSLMRRCDPAGKLLPPRFLHGGDVVRVTNGPFANFIGTVEQIAPDQRIWVLLDILGKNTRVAIRSADLRLAG
- a CDS encoding recombinase family protein, which gives rise to MNDMQGTFRAAQYVRMSTEHQQYSTLNQADTIKEYAERRGIEIVRTYADDGKSGLSFGGRASLQRLISDVETGKADFNVILVYDVSRWGRFQDADESAYYEYICKRAGIQVAYCAEQFENDGSPVSTIVKGVKRAMAGEYSRELSAKVFAGQCRLIELGFRQGGAAGFGLRRVLIDERGNIKSELKRGEHKSLQTDRVILMPGPEEEVAQVHEMYRWLIEEDLTFAEIAERLNLAGVMSDLERPWSPSAVRTVLTNEKYIGNNVFNRSSFKLKKTHVDNPPDMWIRKEGAFDGIVPIEVFMTAQEIITARSQRLSDEELLEHLRRLYAEAGELSGFLIDQAGDMPSAAAYRSRFGSLGRAYELIGYRANLNREQTELNRRLRAMHPEIIDRTQAAIAEVGGAVERDSKTDLLRINGELAVSLVLARCQTLDDGRHRWRIRFDPERLGADVTLAVRLDHANEAELDYFLLPWLDLPRQEIRLCNRNSMNFECFRFTDLGFFYGMAERAPLLRRRERA